A DNA window from Staphylococcus warneri contains the following coding sequences:
- a CDS encoding thiamine pyrophosphate-dependent dehydrogenase E1 component subunit alpha: protein MIDYKSAGLTEEDLKNMYKWMDLGRKLDERLWLLNRAGKIPFVVSGQGQEATQIGMAYAMEQGDISSPYYRDLAFVTYMGMTPLDTMLASFGKRDDINSGGKQMPSHYSHREKGILSQSSPVATQIPHSVGAALALKMDKKPNIATATVGEGSSNQGDFHEGLNFAGVHQLPFVCVIINNKYAISVPDSLQYAAKNLSDRAIGYGMEGVQVDGNDPIAMYKAMKESRDRALNGEGATLIEAITTRMTAHSSDDDDKYRTQEERDGLKEADCNIRFKNHLLDLGIIDDAWLSEIEQEHKDIINHATKAAEEAPYPSVEEAYAYVYEEEGSINHD from the coding sequence ATGATTGACTATAAGTCAGCAGGCCTTACAGAAGAAGACCTAAAAAATATGTATAAATGGATGGACCTTGGACGCAAATTAGATGAAAGACTTTGGTTACTCAATAGAGCTGGAAAAATTCCTTTCGTCGTTAGTGGTCAAGGACAAGAAGCAACTCAAATTGGTATGGCGTATGCTATGGAACAAGGCGATATTTCATCTCCATATTATAGAGATTTAGCTTTTGTAACATACATGGGTATGACGCCACTCGATACAATGTTAGCTTCTTTCGGTAAGAGAGACGATATTAACTCAGGTGGTAAACAAATGCCATCTCACTATAGTCATAGAGAAAAAGGTATTTTATCTCAAAGTTCTCCAGTAGCTACTCAAATTCCGCATTCTGTAGGTGCAGCATTAGCGCTAAAAATGGACAAAAAGCCAAATATCGCTACTGCAACAGTTGGTGAAGGTAGTTCTAACCAAGGAGACTTTCATGAAGGCTTGAACTTTGCTGGCGTACATCAATTACCTTTTGTATGTGTCATTATAAATAATAAATATGCAATTTCAGTACCTGATTCCTTGCAATATGCTGCAAAAAATTTATCAGATCGTGCCATTGGTTATGGTATGGAAGGTGTACAAGTTGATGGTAATGATCCAATTGCAATGTATAAAGCTATGAAAGAATCGAGAGACAGAGCACTTAATGGTGAGGGTGCAACTCTAATTGAAGCAATCACAACTCGAATGACAGCACATTCATCAGACGATGATGATAAATATAGAACACAGGAAGAACGTGACGGATTAAAAGAAGCCGATTGTAATATCCGCTTTAAAAATCATTTATTAGATTTAGGAATCATTGACGATGCTTGGTTATCGGAAATAGAACAAGAACATAAAGACATTATTAATCATGCGACAAAAGCTGCAGAAGAAGCACCATATCCTTCAGTTGAAGAAGCTTATGCCTATGTTTATGAAGAAGAAGGGAGTATCAATCATGACTAA
- a CDS encoding alpha-ketoacid dehydrogenase subunit beta codes for MTKLSYLDAIRQAQDLAMEKDQNTFILGEDVGKKGGVFGATLGLQSKYGKERVIDTPLAESNIVGTAIGAAMLGKRPIAEIQFADFILPATNQIISEAAKMRYRSNNDWQCPITIRAPFGGGVHGGLYHSQSIESIFASTPGLTIVIPSSPYDAKGLLLSSIESNDPVLYFEHKKAYRFLKEEVPEDYYTVPLGKADVKRHGDDITVFCYGLMVNYCLQVADILAEDGINVEVVDLRTVYPLDKDTIIDRAKKTGKVLLVTEDNLEGSIMSEVSAIIAENCLFDLDAPIMRLAGADVPSMPFSPVLENELMMNPEKIQAKMRELAEF; via the coding sequence ATGACTAAGCTATCTTATTTAGATGCAATTCGCCAAGCACAAGACTTAGCTATGGAAAAAGACCAAAACACTTTTATTCTTGGTGAAGATGTTGGTAAAAAAGGTGGCGTATTTGGTGCTACTTTGGGATTACAAAGTAAATATGGCAAAGAACGCGTCATTGATACACCATTAGCTGAATCAAATATCGTTGGTACTGCAATAGGTGCAGCCATGTTAGGTAAACGTCCTATTGCCGAAATTCAATTCGCAGATTTTATTTTACCAGCTACAAATCAAATTATTAGCGAAGCAGCAAAAATGCGCTATCGTTCCAATAATGATTGGCAATGCCCGATTACAATCAGAGCACCATTTGGTGGTGGCGTGCATGGTGGATTATATCATTCACAAAGTATTGAAAGTATCTTTGCTTCAACACCGGGATTAACAATTGTTATACCATCATCCCCATATGACGCCAAAGGATTACTGTTATCTTCAATTGAATCTAACGACCCAGTGCTTTACTTTGAACATAAAAAAGCATATCGCTTCTTAAAAGAAGAAGTACCAGAAGATTACTACACAGTCCCTTTAGGTAAAGCTGATGTAAAACGTCATGGCGATGACATAACAGTATTTTGTTATGGATTAATGGTTAATTATTGTTTACAAGTTGCTGATATTCTTGCAGAAGATGGTATCAACGTTGAAGTAGTTGACTTAAGAACTGTTTATCCACTAGATAAAGATACTATTATCGACCGTGCCAAAAAGACAGGAAAAGTCTTATTAGTCACTGAAGATAATTTAGAAGGTAGCATTATGTCAGAGGTATCCGCTATTATCGCTGAAAACTGCTTATTCGACTTAGATGCACCTATTATGCGATTAGCTGGTGCCGATGTACCTTCAATGCCATTCTCACCAGTTTTAGAAAATGAATTAATGATGAATCCTGAGAAAATACAGGCGAAAATGCGTGAACTCGCAGAATTTTAA
- a CDS encoding dihydrolipoamide acetyltransferase family protein has product MDIKMPKLGESVHEGTIEQWLVSVGDHVDEYDPLCEVITDKVTAEVPSTVSGTITELTVSEGETVEINTVICKIDSPDESNANTSSNEDKQNESHSQSQNVADETATKQHHTAQHHNDNQPKNNGRFSPVVFKLASENQIDLSQVPGTGFEGRVTKKDILAYINSTDSHSTQTNTSQSSVNAQPKVTTEANDSQQWDGDQSTIPVNGVRKAIANNMVTSATEIPHGWMMIEADATNLVKTRNYHKNSFKKNEGYNLTFFAFFVKAVAEALKAYPMLNSSWNGNEIVIHKDINISIAVAHENKLYVPVIKHADEKSIKGIAREINELAQKARNNQLTQEDMQGGTFTVNNTGSFGSVSSMGIINHPQAAILQVESVVKKPVVIDDMIAIRSMVNLCISIDHRILDGLQTGQFMNHIKQRVEQYTVENTNIY; this is encoded by the coding sequence ATGGATATTAAAATGCCAAAATTAGGCGAGAGTGTTCATGAGGGTACAATTGAGCAATGGCTCGTATCTGTTGGTGACCATGTCGATGAATATGATCCACTTTGTGAAGTAATTACTGATAAAGTAACAGCAGAAGTACCATCTACAGTTTCAGGTACGATAACAGAATTAACTGTAAGTGAAGGGGAAACTGTAGAAATCAATACAGTCATTTGTAAAATTGATTCACCTGATGAGAGTAATGCAAATACATCCTCAAATGAGGATAAACAAAATGAGTCACACTCTCAATCGCAAAACGTAGCAGATGAGACAGCAACAAAACAACATCATACTGCTCAACATCATAATGATAATCAACCTAAAAATAATGGTCGCTTTTCACCTGTAGTATTTAAATTGGCGTCTGAAAATCAAATTGATTTATCACAAGTACCAGGAACTGGATTTGAAGGTAGAGTTACCAAAAAAGATATCTTAGCGTATATCAATTCAACAGATTCACATTCAACACAAACTAACACGTCACAATCATCAGTTAACGCACAACCAAAAGTTACAACAGAAGCAAACGATTCACAACAATGGGACGGTGATCAAAGTACAATACCTGTTAATGGTGTTCGTAAAGCGATTGCTAATAACATGGTAACAAGCGCAACTGAAATACCACATGGTTGGATGATGATTGAGGCAGATGCTACTAATTTAGTTAAAACTAGAAACTATCATAAAAATAGTTTTAAAAAGAATGAAGGCTACAATCTTACATTCTTTGCTTTCTTTGTCAAAGCAGTCGCAGAAGCATTAAAAGCTTACCCTATGTTAAATAGTAGTTGGAATGGCAATGAAATTGTCATTCATAAAGATATCAATATTTCCATTGCAGTTGCACATGAAAATAAATTATATGTACCAGTCATTAAACATGCTGATGAAAAATCAATTAAGGGTATCGCTCGAGAGATTAATGAACTAGCTCAAAAAGCAAGAAATAATCAATTAACTCAAGAAGATATGCAAGGTGGCACATTTACTGTTAATAATACAGGTTCATTTGGTTCTGTATCCTCAATGGGTATTATCAACCATCCACAAGCAGCTATTTTACAAGTTGAATCTGTCGTTAAAAAACCTGTGGTCATCGATGATATGATAGCAATTAGAAGTATGGTTAATCTTTGCATATCCATCGACCACCGTATCTTAGATGGTTTACAAACTGGCCAATTTATGAATCATATTAAACAACGCGTAGAACAATACACAGTAGAAAACACTAATATATATTAG
- the brxB gene encoding bacilliredoxin BrxB, translating into MDLNFDLYMNGVVDQARNEIEEAGYEQLTTADEVDKVLKQDGTTLVMVNSVCGCAGGIARPAAAHALHYDRLPDRLVTVFAGQDKEATQQARDYFEGYAPSSPSFALIKDGKITEMIERHQIEGHDVMNVINQLQNLFDQYCEER; encoded by the coding sequence ATGGATTTAAACTTTGATTTATATATGAACGGGGTCGTGGACCAAGCAAGAAACGAAATTGAAGAAGCTGGCTATGAGCAACTAACAACAGCTGATGAAGTTGATAAAGTATTAAAACAAGATGGTACAACACTTGTTATGGTTAACTCTGTGTGTGGTTGTGCAGGTGGTATTGCACGTCCAGCAGCTGCACATGCACTACATTATGATAGATTACCAGATCGATTAGTAACTGTATTTGCTGGACAAGACAAAGAAGCTACACAACAAGCTAGAGATTATTTTGAAGGTTATGCACCTTCAAGTCCTTCATTCGCATTGATTAAAGATGGTAAGATCACAGAGATGATTGAACGTCATCAAATAGAAGGTCATGATGTCATGAATGTGATTAATCAATTACAAAACTTGTTCGATCAATATTGTGAAGAAAGATAA
- a CDS encoding aromatic acid exporter family protein produces MLKLNPYKIGFRTLKTAVGMTLGVIICKLLGLDNYASSAILVVLCIKHTKMHSLTAIVSRLVSCLLILFLGSAIFSILGQHAVVLGLIVLLFIPLTVVLNAQEGVITSCVILLHVFNAKTINGHLILNEIMLLIVGLGIAFIMNLIMPSLDKTLKHFKNEIEHQITDVFIAFENACKHDNHELNITFEPLALNIRKAKSLAFRDVKNHFVRNENSYYHYFDMREEQLDLLKRMKFLIENIQTKDPILDRISQLLSEIGSNVNSNDYTALRLHSLYEIRLSLDELPLPTSHQALNSRANIIQLLNELEEYLNIKSQFGSLKLHSEIKNYA; encoded by the coding sequence ATGCTCAAGTTAAATCCGTATAAGATTGGATTTAGAACACTCAAGACAGCAGTAGGAATGACATTAGGTGTTATAATTTGTAAGCTTTTGGGCCTCGATAACTATGCTTCAAGTGCAATACTTGTTGTACTTTGTATTAAACATACTAAAATGCATTCACTAACGGCAATTGTTTCTCGCTTAGTATCATGCTTATTAATCCTATTTTTAGGGTCAGCAATATTTTCAATACTAGGACAACATGCCGTCGTATTAGGTTTAATTGTATTATTGTTTATTCCATTAACAGTTGTATTAAATGCGCAAGAAGGTGTTATTACAAGCTGTGTTATATTACTACATGTTTTCAATGCTAAAACAATCAATGGACATCTGATTCTTAATGAAATAATGTTGTTAATTGTTGGACTCGGCATTGCCTTTATAATGAATTTAATCATGCCAAGTTTAGACAAAACGTTAAAACATTTTAAGAATGAGATAGAACATCAAATTACTGATGTTTTTATAGCTTTTGAAAATGCATGTAAACACGATAACCATGAACTCAATATTACTTTTGAACCGCTTGCATTAAATATTAGAAAAGCCAAATCATTAGCATTTAGAGATGTTAAGAATCACTTTGTAAGAAATGAGAATTCATATTATCATTATTTTGATATGCGCGAAGAGCAACTAGATTTATTAAAAAGAATGAAATTTTTAATTGAAAATATACAAACTAAAGATCCAATTTTAGACCGAATTTCACAATTACTCTCTGAAATAGGTAGTAATGTTAATAGCAATGACTATACTGCTTTACGTTTACATTCATTGTATGAAATAAGATTATCTTTAGATGAATTACCATTGCCGACTTCACATCAAGCTTTAAATTCGCGTGCTAATATTATTCAATTACTTAACGAATTAGAAGAGTATTTAAATATTAAATCTCAATTTGGCTCATTAAAATTGCATAGTGAAATTAAAAATTATGCTTAA